The proteins below come from a single Alligator mississippiensis isolate rAllMis1 chromosome 2, rAllMis1, whole genome shotgun sequence genomic window:
- the CCDC96 gene encoding coiled-coil domain-containing protein 96: METGEAAAASQGAMEQPEEADEEEEEEKEEAEAEAEAESPEAGSAAEARRRAELVEQYRALLVERERLRQATARQQFRLRELLLQRGKRPDEPPPPRTEPDAEERYARCLAALHDLQALRAQEAARAQRRRAAQETACEEARGRARAAAAAYRACVAEAAATGRRRPGGERAELERLQAAEQRKDEEISQVRLENIKLKHKIEQLEARLKAQEELAEGLHLIDFEQLKIENQTYNEKVDERNEELLKLRKKVTTTVQVLTQLKEKLQFVEAENQEKKVELLEIEAVLAQKRDVLTKTKQARDRLRADNQRLQQKCGLLGNEVLLQDFENKVDAAQVLNQQLENLKQHHAGLTIACKGFKKKIKEAKSFLSP, from the exons ATGGAGACGGGGGAAGCTGCCGCCGCGTCTCAGGGCGCCATGGAGCAGCCGGAGGAGGctgacgaggaggaggaggaggagaaggaggaggccgaggccgaggcggAGGCCGAGAGCCCCGAAGCGGGCTCGGCGGCGGAGGCGCGGCGGCGGGCGGAGCTGGTAGAGCAGTACCGGGCGCTGCTAGTCGAGCGCGAGCGGCTGCGCCAGGCCACGGCGCGCCAGCAGTTCCGGCTGCGGGAACTGCTGCTGCAGCGCGGGAAGCGGCCGGacgagccgccgccgccgcggacCGAGCCCGACGCCGAGGAGCGCTACGCGCGCTGCCTGGCCGCCCTGCACGACCTGCAGGCCCTCCGCGCGCAGGAAGCCGCCCGGGCCCAGCGCCGCCGGGCCGCCCAGGAGACCGCCTGCGAGGAGGCGCGGGGCCGCGCGCGGGCGGCCGCCGCCGCCTACCGGGCCTGCGTGGCCGAGGCGGCGGCGACGGGCAGGCGGCGGCCGGGCGGGGAGCGGGCCGAGCTGGAGCGCCTGCAGGCCGCCGAGCAGCGCAAGGACGAGGAGATCAGCCAG GTACGCCTGGAGAACATCAAGCTGAAGCACAAGATTGAGCAGCTAGAAGCAAGACTGAAGGCCCAGGAGGAgctggctgaagggctgcacctCATTGACTTCGAGCAGTTGAAGATCGAGAACCAGACCTACAATGAGAAGGTGGATGAGCGCAACGAGGAGCTGCTGAAGCTCAGGAAGAAAGTCACCACCACAGTGCAGGTCTTGACACAGCTCAAAGAGAAACTGCAGTTCGTGGAAGCCGAGAACCAGGAGAAGAAGGTCGAGTTGCTGGAGATCGAGGCAGTGCTGGCACAGAAGAGAGACGTGCTGACCAAAACTAAGCAGGCCAGGGATCGTTTACGGGCAGACAATCAGAGGCTGCAGCAGAAGTGCGGCCTGCTGGGGAATGAGGTGCTGCTGCAGGACTTTGAGAACAAGGTGGATGCTGCTCAGGTGCTGAATCAGCAGCTGGAGAACCTGAAACAGCACCATGCTGGTCTCACCATTGCCTGCAAGGgattcaagaaaaaaattaaggaagcCAAATCCTTTCTATCGCCGTGA
- the TADA2B gene encoding transcriptional adapter 2-beta — MAELGKKYCVYCLAEVSSLRFRCTECADIELCPDCFSAGAEIGPHRRWHGYQLVDGGRFTLWGAEAEGGWSSREEQLLLDAIEQFGFGNWEDMAAHVGASRTPQEVMEHYVSMYIHGNLGKACIPDTIPNRVTDHTCPSGGPLSPSLTTPLPPLDISVAEQQQLGYMPLRDDYEIEYDQDAETLISGLSVNYDDDDVEIELKRAHVDMYVRKLKERQRRKNIARDYNLVPAFLGKDKKDKEKAPKRKITKEEKELRLKLRPLYQFMSCKEFEDFFENMHKERILRAKIRELQRYRRNGITKMEESAEYEAARHKREKRKENKNIASSKRGKEDGKDGEFAAIENLPDFELLSDREKVLCSSLNLSPARYVTVKTIIIKDHLQKRQGIPSKSRLPSNLDKVLKKRILNFLTESGWISRDAS; from the exons ATGGCGGAGCTGGGGAAGAAGTACTGCGTGTACTGCCTGGCCGAGGTGAGCTCCCTGCGCTTCCGCTGCACCGAGTGCGCCGACATCGAGCTGTGCCCGGACTGCTTCTCGGCCGGCGCCGAGATCGGGCCGCACCGCCGATGGCACGGCTACCAGCTGGTGGACGGCGGCCGCTTCACGCTGTGGGGCGCCGAGGCCGAGGGCGGCTGGAGCAGCCGGGAGGAGCAGCTGTTGCTCGACGCCATCGAGCAGTTCGGCTTCGGCAACTGG GAGGATATGGCTGCTCATGTTGGAGCATCCCGAACTCCCCAGGAAGTGATGGAACACTATGTAAGCATGTATATCCATGGTAACCTTGGAAAAGCCTGCATCCCTGACACCATCCCCAACAGAGTTACAGATCACACCTGCCCCAGCGGTGGCCCACTTTCTCCTAGCTTGACCACCCCTCTCCCACCTTTGGACATAtcagtggcagagcagcagcagctggggtacATGCCACTTCGGGATGACTATGAGATTGAGTACGACCAAGATGCTGAGACTCTGATCAGTGGCCTTTCAGTGaactatgatgatgatgatgtggaAATAGAATTAAAAAGAGCTCATGTGGATATGTACGTAAGAAAACTTAAGGAGAGACAACGGCGAAAAAATATTGCACGAGATTATAACTTGGTTCCTGCCTTTCTGGGGAAGGATAAAAAGGACAAGGAAAAGGCTCCAAAACGCAAGATcacaaaagaagaaaaggagTTGAGGCTAAAACTGAGGCCCCTGTATCAGTTCATGTCCTGTAAGGAGTTTGAAGACTTCTTTGAGAACATGCACAAGGAGAGGATACTTCGAGCAAAGATTAGAGAGCTGCAGCGCTACCGTCGAAATGGGATCACCAAAATGGAGGAGTCAGCAGAGTATGAGGCAGCTAGACACAAACgggagaaaaggaaggagaaTAAAAACATTGCCAGTTCCAAGAGAGGAAAGGAAGATGGCAAAGATGGTGAATTTGCTGCAATTGAAAACCTGCCGGACTTTGAACTCTTGTCAGACAGAGAGAAGGTGCTCTGCAGCTCTCTGAATCTGAGTCCGGCACGTTACGTGACTGTGAAAACTATAATAATTAAAGACCATCTTCAAAAAAGACAAGGAATTCCTTCAAAAAGTCGCCTTCCCAGTAACCTAGATAAGGTACTAAAGAAAAGGATTTTAAATTTTCTAACAGAAAGTGGTTGGATATCCAGGGACGCCTCATAA